The nucleotide window tttgcctTTGGTTTCCCTGGCTAGGGTTGGTAGATGGCGCTCTAATTTGCACACTTGAGGCGTCCCCCTGTGTGTTCGAGTCGGattcaccgctcgccgcgtagGCTGCTTCACCCGTCATAAAGGCACTTCTTGATTTGCCTCGTGTTGGGTGAGCTAGGCTCATATGTTCgcggaagagtttcatcatctGCCTTCTTTCTATATTGTTCCGGTCGCTTCCCGCTCCAGTGAATGTTGCCATCCATGCTGGGGCAATCTTAGAGACTGCTTTTAGGAAGTCGTCCACAACCAGCTTGCTTTGTATCACGTCCCCTATCTTTAGGGCTTCGGCGCGAGTTGCAGCTTGGTCGTATTCGCTGAGCCATGATTCCCAATTTTGCGGGCTTCTCATAGGTCTCAAGGAATCGTGGTACCTCTCTCGTACCCTTCTGATCTCATCGTCGAGGTCTACTCCAACTGCTACCTGGAGGTTTGTGATCCAGGTGCGGAGAGTTCCATGTTCCTCAAAGCAGCTCACTTGGAGGTGTGGGCTAACTGTTGCATTCAGGTGTCTGATCATTGCCGCAATGTTTGTGCGTTCGTCTCGATAGTTTCGTTCGCGTATTTTGTATGATTCAAAAACCATCTTGAATTCCCTTGAGTCCCCATCGTATGCCTCCTTCCCTCCGCTGAGAGTTCTGAGTATCGAGCTGGTATGGCTGGAGTTTGAACAGCAGGGTTGACTATGTCAACTGTATCTTGTGTAGGCGCTCGGCATTGGCTCTCGCGGTTCGTGTAGAGGAGGATGGAGCTGATGATGTATTTCTCAGAGCAGCGGCTGGTTCATAGTCGGATACGAGTGGAGGGAGAGGTTCGGTCGGCTTTGTACGAGGCTGAGTGTTGCCCGCTGGATCTACAATGTCCCAGATCTCTAGGGCTTCGCATTGCATCTTGATTTGGCGGTACCAGGGGATCCATTTGCTCGAGTCGGTGAGGATGACTGTTGCGTCCCTCTGGCTCTGGTTTGTCGCCATTATTGCGTGTTCGTTGCTCGTTATagaggcagtgagactcttaattgtcagattagatgagatattgcacaaaagtgatggatgttcatgattgattgttcttcgttctaaggtgcgcgctgagagttttgttctgctaagacgctaacccgttattagctagcggtgtcggcactttcggctcgacacgcctgctatctgacaatAACACGTTAATGCTTACCTTTTGCTGCTCATAGTGGACTAAAAGAGAGTCCATAATCAAAAGAGATTGAGAGATAGACGATTTATCTCCCTCCGCGTATAGCGTTGCTGATGCAAATGGTTGTAAAAATGTATGTGCTTTTTGTAGTATATCCAAGGTTGTCAGtaatcaatatctcatcaatattgttgtttgatttgtttgattcggagccaaccaactaaccaacagttagccactgtatttctgtcaatcaatcaaccaatcttgagaacaaaatgttgataggattggtgttgtttgatagtaagcgagggagggggatacctaggtgaggcctctgggatagctgctcaacgacgaattcttagtgttggatcttgcttactaagcctactcgcgtgtaagttatatgacctaggttccatcccatctctcactcactccaggctagtacgtacgaggcttagcgcccacaacgctagctggcagagacatagatctcaattcctgtagcacaatacacaacacgattcacacatgttccattcctagtgctactgacatcaggcttataacatttaacaacaccttactttctcgcggctccggcttacttttagccttatccatgccctctataccagcaaaacgcaagcccgaggctgccgaagaagctgatactcccttcaagcgagcacaacgtacgcgcaaacctacgctcaaggcgctgttgggtgacggcagccagccaacccagccgatagagctgccagaaagtacgccggatccgcctacagagccgcctacagaagttatcgagccgcccacacgggctattgaaccgccatgtaagcctgtacaacaacccgaggagcgccctcggcgggcatcaccactgcctattttggctgcctcacaagcctctcggctcactgatgagccagcctgggagtcgcagttaatgtttgataagccagaggactctattgtacagcctttagctttctctagcgctgccactgaggcttcggtggaggaggatagcgctgtgagcgtcgattttcgcgactttgagggcgtcgattggtcgcgattaaaggggtttgtcgcgccgctgagcactccacgaggcaaggcaagctggatttttcaacacggctggcgtgtctggaaggagggtactcaccacccagatgagttgtactttgtgtgcaagtactgtcatattcataagctacctaatggtgtacaccgagtaacgaagtcaaccactgccgccaacgggcacctccagcttgataaacctggtcatcggctcagcaaagacggtccaatcctaagcaaacctctccgcaaacatggacaacaatcacttcgtcaggcagctctaagcggtgtcaaatttagtctagaggcgtacaagactataggaaacttcgacgtacaagaatttcggcaagcagctgcgctctggctggtcgacaacaacagaccactccgcgagtttgagacgccggcttttcgcaagatgatcaggcttgctaatcctgaggcagaggcggcgttatggaggtctcataacagcgtgtcagcgt belongs to Pyrenophora tritici-repentis strain M4 chromosome 10, whole genome shotgun sequence and includes:
- a CDS encoding Atrophin-1 domain containing protein, which codes for MPSIPAKRKPEAAEEADTPFKRAQRTRKPTLKALLGDGSQPTQPIELPESTPDPPTEPPTEVIEPPTRAIEPPCKPVQQPEERPRRASPLPILAASQASRLTDEPAWESQLMFDKPEDSIVQPLAFSSAATEASVEEDSAVSVDFRDFEGVDWSRLKGFVAPLSTPRGKASWIFQHGWRVWKEGTHHPDELYFVCKYCHIHKLPNGVHRVTKSTTAANGHLQLDKPGHRLSKDGPILSKPLRKHGQQSLRQAALSGVKFSLEAYKTIGNFDVQEFRQAAALWLVDNNRPLREFETPAFRKMIRLANPEAEAALWRSHNSVSAFVMRLYSWLRPQVVRALAEAESKVHISFDGWTTKGGKRGFFSVVAHYANSKGAIVDLPIALPQLVGAHTGEAIADAVTKIPAILQHQSQQTRLLCAR